AATTTAGCTGAAGCTCTTTTAATGACTTGCATTCTGGCTATGGTTCACCCTGGAGAAGCGTCAGAGTCAAATGTGCAGCCGTGGGGCACAATGGCAGTGACAGTAGATTCATAGGAGTGAttatgtgtgtgcgtttttacaATTTAAGGATGATATGTGTTATTCAGGAAGCAGGATTGGTCCCTATCTGTGATGTTGGAAGGGAACATTTTcttacattaataataatactatcCTGCTCAGGGCTTCAAATTACCATTTTATGTGTTCTTGGCACAATAAGCTGTGGGACTGGCCATAGTTCTGATACATGTGTTTTAAATACtcatttcaaatgcaaaatAGTATTCTTATGTGCGTTTGATTAGGATTTCGAAACTGCCTTTGTTCTTACGTTCTTACTTTACTACTTTAAAACGCTTTCTGTGAGATGTCTAtgtaattacataataattaGATGCAGGCTCGAATACGTTTTTTGTCAAGACTTGTTTGAAACCTAAGTTGTGCTTAAAGACATTTACCCATCTGCCGTATAGGCTATACTGCACAAATCCGCTCATACATTATTGCTTTGCTTAGGAAGCTTTCCAGGAGGTATATTACCTGTTGACTTCAACTGATGTCTAATGTAATTGGTTGGCATTAGGATGACAGATTAAGGTAATGTAAGTTTATTCTTCCTTCatattttcaaatgacaaaaatactaTATTTTACCAGTGTTGGGCATCTTCCTTCTTAATCAATTATAGTTACTAActacttattttaaaaagtaacaaCTCAGTTACAACTCAGTACAACTCAGGGAAAGTAACTTATAATGTTCAAATGTGCCAAAAATGTGGATGGTgttactctttactttactttactgtacttggcagatgcttttatccatagctacttacaagaggaagacaccagcaattctcattcagtttccatagagtttgagttacaaaactaagagccctgataaggcctaacttgtcaagaatagaacatgctcgggaTTTGTTAAGTGCAAGaagaatgttatttttttttatctctttagtgagtgtgtgcatgtgcgtgtgttagatttgtctgaaatacttttaaaacaagtgggttttcaactgcttcttaaaggtggtagtagtctcggctagtcgaatggagcagggcaagttgttccaccagccagggacaacaaaggagaacagagttgattgggatcagagaccccatgaagagggaatttttagtctgaTTTCGTTTGcagtgcaggagtgtagctaaccagagttacaatagttgagttcagagatgaccattgcctggacgaggagctgcgtagcctgttgtgaaagaaaaggcctaatcttgcgaatgttttagagagtgaacctgcaggatctggagatcgcagcaacgagGGAGAGACTGTCCGTATCGTCTgttcctgtgctgtgctgtttggtTGCTCctccataccagactgtgatggaggacaGGACAGACTCAGTGACTGCAGTGTAGAGATGGAAGAGATGTTTGTCTcacacttcaggtcctgggagatgGTCGTACCCAGGGTTAAAAGGTCTCCATAGAACGCACTTGTCTCTGGGGTGGGTGAGGGCCGTAAATCTGTTGATCTCAAACTTGCAGTAGAAGCTGTTAAGCTCATCTGCAAggctttcacatttcacatcatGTGTGCTCATTTGTTAGGTGAGGTGTGCACCCTGACTGCCCACGGTGCACAGTTTATTCAAGAGTTGCATTGCTTATGAATTCGTAAAGGGTGCACCACACGCACTACACCCTGCAGATCAACACACTTGCCAGTAGCAATGTTCAAACTggatgaaatatatttttttttaccatgtctAATTACGCTTGAATGTTCTTATCTGAATTGACTTGAAGCCTAAAGAAATCGATATGCCTCATTTTAACAATGTTTATAAACCATTTTACTAATGGCAACAATGCAATTAATAAGTTGCAACaatgacaaatgttttttttagtttgcaaTGCATTTGatactttttacacattttgttacgttacagccttattccaagatggattaaattcattttgttcctcagaattctacacacaacactccataatgacaatgtaaaaaagtttacttgaggtttcggtaaatgtataaaaaataaaaaaatgccaaagcacatgtacataagtattcacagcctttgccacgaagctcaaaattgagctcaggttcctcttgtttcccctgatcatccttgattTGTTTCTGTAGCTTAAGTCCAACTATGAAaaaagttgattggacatgatttggaaaggcactatataaggtcccacaggaACTGctttgaggcacaaatctgggcaaggttaaagaaaaaattctgcttcttttgaaggtcccaatgaccACAGTggccatcatccataagtggaagaagttcaaaaccaccaggactcttcctagaccTGGCCGGCCTAAACTAAAtgatcaggggagaaggaccttagtcagggaggtgaccaagagcctgatggtgaaagtgaagtgccaGGCCTGGattttgccaaaaggcacctgaaagaCTCTCAGAGCAACAAAATTCTCTAGTCTGCTGAGAAAAAGATTGAActtttttggtgaaaaacaAGGCACctctcatcaccaggccaatagcATCCCTTCAGTGAAGCacggtggtggcagcatcatgctgaggggatgtttttcagctgcagaaactgggagactagtcaggatagagggaaagatgtaCAGAGatttcctggatgaaaacctgctccagagggCTCTTGAACTTCTTTCaacaggacaacgaccctaagcacacagccaagatatcaaataAGTGGCATCAGGACAACTcagaatgtccttgagtggcccagccagagcccagacttgaatccgattgaacatctctggagagattttaaaatgggtgCACTggtgcttcccatccaaccttatggcttgagaggtgctgcaaagatgaATCGACAAAACTTTCCAAGGATAGGTGGCTTGTGGCATcctattcaaaaagacttgaggctgtaattgcttcCAAAGATGCATCGACAAAATATTGATGTGTAAAGTATGTGCTTTCttagttttttaatttttaatacaatttacaaaacctcaagtaatgTTTTTCATGTTGGTATTATGGAGCATTGTGTGTAGATTTCTAAGGGaatgaatgaatttaatccaatttggaataaggctacagcataacaaaatgtgcatgcgctgtgaatacttttccaGATTGTGGAGTTTTCATTTATGTAATTATCTTAAAGAGTGTTTAGctgatgaatgaaatatttatgatgGCTACAGTGTAATGTTTGTGTTCATTCAGGAAATTCATTAAATAtgctttatttacatattttttgcaGCACTTTGTAATGTGTAACATACAAAATATGTACATAGATTTAAACTCACATTTTTTCCTGTCTAACCCTATGTTGGTGAAGGAATGAGATGTCATTAATAATATCTATAGATTTTCTCTGAAACTGACCTTTTTTTGTAACTAAAAAAATCCTGTCAATGGGACTATTTCCTTAGCAATGATCACAGTTTATGCACCATAACAATACATAGTGTTGGTGTCattagacacaataaaatcatCTGCAGTCCTTCCCTTTCATTGATTAAACAGGTCAACAATGGCCAATATAAAGAAAGTCCATCTGTTTTTGGCTATAATTTATTCCTACAGGTCATATAATGACTATGGAAGAACATTAAGGTGTGACTTCACCCTCAGCTCTGCCGTTCTTCACCTACAGCAAATTTTGAAAATTGTGTGAGGAGAAGTTTGTTTGTCAGacatgtattatttcatttaaactcACAGAATAAAGTGACAGAATCCTTGGATTACTTTTAAAAGTATATAGGGTTTCGAGCAATTTTCAACCAACAAAATGTCAGCTGCTATGAAAATGCCAGCTGTTTGGTCAATATTAACAGCACTGGCCACCAGTTCAAAAAGTATGCAGTGCCCCATTAAACCAGTAAATGTACCAACATAAGGCAATGCAATAGTTATACTGGGACTTAGTAAAAGTCAAGAGGATTCTTTAAATACTAATGTCTCAGGCAAGTGATTCTAGGATATATAAttgtatttgcatatttgcatgcTACCGCCAAGGCTATAACCCCCTTTTAATCCTTAACTGTGCCACCAAGTGATGCTCTACACAATGTCCACCTGTACTGTTGGAATAGGGATGGTCGATCTATCTTCGTAGCAGTTGTAGATGTTAACAGAAATCAGAAATGTAGTAGCACTGGAGTTTTTGAAATTCTGTAAACCACAGCAGCCTGGGAGCATGTTCTGGCAAACTAAGATGCATGAGAAGATGATGAAGTATTATCGTGTCTAAGGTTTAATGCCAGGCGAAAGCTCAGCCAGACACTTCACTAGGTTTTCTGCCCTCTCTGGGGAACTGGTTTCCTTGGTCTTTTTCCTGATGTAATGCATTGTCTCTTTCAGGCTGCCAGTGCTGCCTGTCCCAGTGATAAAGCTGCGCAGAAGCTGCTGGTTGGAGTCCACCGACAGGCCCAAGAGGAAGCGAAGGAACAGGTCAAAATGACCACTTTTGCAGTGCAACATCTTGTCCACAGCATTCTTGTGCAAATCAGACAAACTGGGTGCCAGGTATGATTTTACCATGGAGAGCCTCCTTGTCTCCACAACATTCTTGTTCTGGTTCCTGAAGCTGAGGAACACATACAGAGCAGCTAAATACTCCTGTACAGTGGGGTGAATGAAGGAGTGCACCTTCTCCTGGTACATGATGAACTTCTCTTTGAAAAACTCAGTGCAGAGTCCAGCACGAACGATGACTTCCTCCTTGTCCAAGTTGTACTCCTTCCAGTTTTCTCTGGATATTTCAAATGCACCTTTCTCCAACATGTGGTAGGCCATCTTCCCCAGCTTGGTGACCAACTGTATAACCTCCTCTGTCTTTCTGCCACTCTGCTGCTGCCACTGACAGTACATCCTGATGTACACCATCAAAAGGTATGTGTACAACCCTGTCAGTGTATTTGAGAGCTCCTTCCCCGGTGGAAGATTCTGGAATTCCCTCTGGAGAACTGTCGAGACCACGCTGCAGAATATGGGCATGTGGCACATGATGTCAAGTGTTCTGTTTGCTTTCACATGCTTAATTATCTGCTCAGCAAATGCTGTGTTGGTGTGTCTCTTTCTAAAGAAGGTTTCCTTTTGTTCTCCTTTGAAACCCCTCACCTCTATGAGTTGGTGAACTCGCTCTGGTGGCACCTGATTCCCCACAATGGGGCGTGATGTGATCCATACATAAGCTGAGTAGAGCATATTGCCTTTTATCAAGTTTGTCATCAAGACCCCTACTTTGTTCTTTGAACTCACGTCAGACAAGTACTCTGTTTTACGAAAGTCCAGCATGTCAGCGTAGTCTTCCAAGCCATCAAGAATGAACAAGACCTGACAGTCCTCAAAATCCAGGCAATCAATGGTCTTCATCACTGGGTGAAATTTATAGACCAAGTCGAGGAATGTCATAGCTGTGTCTTCCACCCGCCTAAGCTCACAGAAGGGCATTGGTAGGATGAAGAAGATCTCTGAATGGGTCCTTCCTTCCACCCAGTCCAGAATAAACTTCTGCACAATGACAGACTTGCCTATACCAGCCACCCCTCTCATCAGGACAGATGTAATATACTTCTCCTCAAGTACTTTTGGGTCAAAGATGTCATTGTATGAGATTTCTTTGTTCTTTGCTCTGCGATCTTCAACTAATTCCTCAAACTTCGGTATGACTTCATGTTCACTGTTAATAGTGGCTAGAAAGCCTGATGTAATGTAGGGTTCGGTGAAGACAGAGTCAAATGGAACCTGTTCTCCTTGCTGCCCAAATCTTTCACTTATAGTGCTGTATTTTCTTTTAAGGATCTCCTTCAAGTCATAGCGAACCTCATCTGAAACGAGATTAGAAATGCTTTAGGGCCAACATGAGAAATGTGTCCCTCAAAAGCTTTAATGTGACACAACAATGTTTTATTGGGATAATGACTTAATTTTCTTATTTCAAAATAACAACTATCACTAGTATTATGTTTTGTGAGGTATTAATGATTTTGAGGTATTAATGATGTCTTTTTAGAGAGCAATCAATTAGTACAGCATGACAGGGGAGATGAAGATAATGACATTAAAAAACTAGGGATTGCATATAGTATATAAAGACCACTGTCTTACTTCTTTTGCAGATTCCATCAAGGTACTCGACCAGATGTCTTATGCCCATCTGACCTAAGACCACCTTGGTGACTTTCAAGGCCACTTCAAAATCACAACATTTCAGGATCCTATCCACTAGATCATGAATCTCTGGACAGTTCAATGGCTCTTTAAAGCACTCAGGGTATCGCTCCCATAGCATCTTCTTGAAGAAATTCAGGTCATGTGTTTTCAACTTTTGTAATGTGGTCTGAAGCAGCTAaaataagggggaaaaaagatttTCTATACAAAAACGAGTAAACATTACTAAAATATAATGAGTGAGATTCAATAACTGATGTTCACCTTAAAAGTGAACTCAATAGTGAATGCTGGGTGCCTCTTCTCATTTGGTTCTTTCTGAAGCTCGGGTTTCAGAGGAATGTCTGATTCTGCTCTGGAGGTCTTCTCATGAACCCTTCAGTCAAAAATGAGAGATGTTGCAAAAAAGATTAAGATACAACATTTCA
The window above is part of the Denticeps clupeoides chromosome 6, fDenClu1.1, whole genome shotgun sequence genome. Proteins encoded here:
- the nlrc3l1 gene encoding protein NLRC3, with protein sequence MEDMELDEDIPLGHGASAFGSNSGNEEDDFIPLRPVLNLLPYGSIHIGRHIEKCASPALSYNSMGSDNMELEDTDSEFFEEHLPKTRVHLDREDSISSHSSLSSNDGEDVVKKSEQKVHEKTSRAESDIPLKPELQKEPNEKRHPAFTIEFTFKLLQTTLQKLKTHDLNFFKKMLWERYPECFKEPLNCPEIHDLVDRILKCCDFEVALKVTKVVLGQMGIRHLVEYLDGICKRNEVRYDLKEILKRKYSTISERFGQQGEQVPFDSVFTEPYITSGFLATINSEHEVIPKFEELVEDRRAKNKEISYNDIFDPKVLEEKYITSVLMRGVAGIGKSVIVQKFILDWVEGRTHSEIFFILPMPFCELRRVEDTAMTFLDLVYKFHPVMKTIDCLDFEDCQVLFILDGLEDYADMLDFRKTEYLSDVSSKNKVGVLMTNLIKGNMLYSAYVWITSRPIVGNQVPPERVHQLIEVRGFKGEQKETFFRKRHTNTAFAEQIIKHVKANRTLDIMCHMPIFCSVVSTVLQREFQNLPPGKELSNTLTGLYTYLLMVYIRMYCQWQQQSGRKTEEVIQLVTKLGKMAYHMLEKGAFEISRENWKEYNLDKEEVIVRAGLCTEFFKEKFIMYQEKVHSFIHPTVQEYLAALYVFLSFRNQNKNVVETRRLSMVKSYLAPSLSDLHKNAVDKMLHCKSGHFDLFLRFLLGLSVDSNQQLLRSFITGTGSTGSLKETMHYIRKKTKETSSPERAENLVKCLAELSPGIKP